The window CGCATCGAAATCGGTTATCACCATTAAAAATCTTGAACGATTGATCGGTGAATGGTTACCGATACGGTTTCAACCGGCAAGAAATAACCCGTAGACTCGTTAATCGTTCGTCTCGATGCTTAGAAAATTGCTCAGCAATCTAATCTGTTATCCGTTCAATCGATCTCTATTTGCCTGGGGACATGCGCCCGCCCTCGAAAGCCCTGATAAACAAAAGGAAGCTGTACAAACCGGTCGGGACGTCCGAAAAGGAGGCGGAGGATAAGAAGAAGACGGcggaggatgaagaagaagtaGCTGCCACGAGCAAGCTCGTGTGCACGAGCAACGAACTGGTAAGAACTAGTTTTGTCAAGGTCTGGTACAGAATTCGTGCTTCGAATAATATCACCCATCGGTCCCATCCACTATTTGATCATTCACCATGCGATACCCCCCTACACGTTCACCGTCTTCTCGATTCCAACGTTCAAGCTCAAgctggagaagaagaaaaagtcaGCTGTCTCATCCCCTTGCGGCTCCTCCGCGTCCTCGTCCGACGAAGAGGTGGAGAACGACGGATTCGGGGAAAAAGTGATCGAGAAAAGCGACGGAAACAGGCCAATGGCGGAGGAAGAAAGAAACCCCACCGTCGAGGACACAGCTGATCTTTTGTTGCCCTGGAAAATCCAGGTACTATCGTTACTCTACTTTTTCAAGGTTCTAAacgataatttcaatattttcactaTAATCGATTACGCGATAATTGGAAAAATAGTGAAATTATATTGTCGAATTGAAAGGCACCTGTTATTTTAGACGTCGAGGAGCAAGAAGTCGGTGAAATTAGTGGAAGAGCTGACAGAAGTGAACGAGTACGTAGCAGGTGACGCGGAGAGGAAGAGGTTCGGCAAGGAAATTTTGGACGAGAGAAGAAGCATCGACGATCCGCCGAGAGAACTGGCCCATTACGAGAAACTTGTCCCGGAGACGAGCAATGAGACCGAACTTACTGCATGGTGTTGTAAGTTGCAACAGGGGGACCAGGAGGATAGTAAATTACCCGGCAATGCCGAATACGAAAGCGGACGTTTCTTTGCAAACTCGCTTCATTAAACTCTTTCGCTATGGAAGCCGCTTCCTTTCAtctcttttttcaatttcagctaaagaagaaggaaaatccTTCGAAAGTACCTCCGTCTCCTGCGATATTACGTGCccgatgaaaattgaaaatcaaactGTCTGCAAAGATATCATAGAGAATTATCGAAGGAAAGACGAGAGGTATCCTTTCGGTGGTCAATTAAGCAGCATCAGACAGGACATGAAGGGATTCTGTGCGGACATGGACAAGTTTGTCCAGGACAACAAGATCGTTTTCGAGAATGGCGATGTGAAAGGATTCTGGGGCGAGAAGGAGGTGAAAGAATCGCAGGGAGATGAAGAAACAGAGTCATCGGTCAAGGAAGAAAACGTGAGATGGTGGAACACGAAGGAGAGGAAATTGAAGGTACAGAAGATCCTGGAGGAGCGAGAAGAGAAggcgaagaaaattgaaatcgtcgaggaaaatgataaaaaagaagaaataaaaggagTCTCGCCTTCTGATAGCGTTTACGATCTGCTGAATTTAAGAACGTGTTCGGAGATTCTTTTAAAAGACGTACAAACTTATCCCAAAAATGAAGAATCTGAATCCTCTGAATCAACAGAAAAATCGGAAGAATCTTCTTCGAGTGCTGTTTGCTTTTTATGTAACGAACTGAATAGTAAAAATCGAAcgaatggaaaattgaaaatatctaaAGCGGACAGTCATTGCGAATTGCCAGCCATCGAAGAATCCGAAGAAACGATCGAGGACACTGTTCAacgtaacaaattaaaaaagctCCACGAAAAGGAACCTGTCGATggtgtattaattaatttaaccgaCAGCGAGTCAGATAACGAATCAGTGGTAACTGTGATTGATCTTTACGACGAATCCGCGAAAGGAAGCGAATGTTTGCTTCCGAAATTGAAGGATTCTGCTGTAAACGTGAACGCTTTAAAAGAAGGCAAGTCTAAATGTTTCCTTCGTGTTTCCGAGGGTGTCAAGATGGAAAATGATAACACAGAGACTCATCGGTCGAAGGTTGAAGATTCGAGTAACGCGATAACTTCGAATCATTCTTTGAAACCGCACAAGAGAATTGGCGACTGCGACAACGCGGATGTCGCTGTCAAAAAGTCTCATCTAATCGAAGAAATTGATTCAGAAAGGGATTTAAATAACCGAAAAGTCGATCACGAGGTAGTGGAAAGATGTAGAAGGCACATGATGAAGGAAGCGAAGACGTTTATGAAGAAGAAATCGCCTTTGATCGATAAGTAcgtagaaaattttataatcaataaAAAGTCCCAAGGAAATGTTATTTCGAGGAACTACGAGCAAATGGATTTCTTGGATTTAACTTGTGCGAAAACGATTTTCCAAAAATCTTTCGACGATTCTGAAAAGTCTCAGAAGAAACTCAAAGAGTCATCCAACGTGAAAGACGTGGAAGATAAATCGAAATTCTACAAGTCAAGTAAGAATTAGAAAGACACACTTTTATTTCAACCTGAAaatgattataattttattttttatatttcagacGTCGAATCAATCGCTGATCTTCTGAAGGATtcggaaaatttcaaaaaacatGAGATCAAGAGGAGCATGGATCTTTATAAAGATTTCTGTGAACACTTGGAGCAAAAGAACAGCGAGAGGAAACTTTTGATCGAGCCGGATTTTATGAAAAGCGAGAAAATAGATGCCGAGGAAAAGAAATGCGAAGTTCTATCGTCAATGGAGACGGAACAGTCGAAGGAGGAACAAACAAAGCCATTGATCGAGGTGATTGCAAATGATCCACGAAACCTGGAAGACCTGGAACAGGCTGAAGACCGATCATCCGTTGACTCGGAAGCTTTCACGATGGATCCCGCGTTAAGAGATAAGATATTGAAGAGTATAAACGCCCCAAAAAGTGAGGAGCAGATCGAAAGAGGGAGAAGGTCGGCTGACAAATTGATGAAGATCTCCAGAGAAGCTATGGCTAAAGGGAAACCGATGCTAGATCAACCGTCCAGTAGCTGTATTCAACAATTAGTTagcaatttataataataatatataataataaatcccgtttataataataataataataatttcaatacaataattatttttcatatttttattgatattcaatattattttcaggAACCTGACGAAAGCAGAATATTCTTTAAGCATCTATTAAACGACGATTCCTCGAAAAATCTGAAAcaaaatgttaatataaaaGCAGAAGAATGTAACGAGTTATCCTGCAACGATGATACTAgtcaaaagaaaaatgataaaataaagaaaagtctGGAGTTACAGGTCGTGCAAGAAAACTGAAAGCATTcccatagaaaaaagaaaaatattaacatagGTTCTATAAGTTAAGTTACGTCTCTGTATTCTCCTTTTCTTGTATTCAAATAAACGAGTTGAGCTCAAAatcaattgaaatgaaaagaaagatcaACCGAAGAAGCGATAAAACGACGGATGTTAAAATACAGAGTCGACGATCTTCTACTACGTacactttatttttcattttcttgtcCACACTCACatcaattatataataataataatgatgatggCGGTGATCCGGTGAACCGTAATTAATAGTAAGAATAATTAATCCGTAATTATGCGTAATGACAATCGGCTGCTTGCAAACGAAACAACAGTCTCCGACGTTCTTACGTTCTCGTCGTTCACGAGGACGAATCGGGACCCGAAAATCCATCCTTCGATAATCCCGTGTCCTCTTAAAAGCTTGGCAAAAAGCTCGTGATACTTTTATACGTTTATATAGGATGATATCGGAATGGAATTTTTTCTttcccccccctttttttttttcttttttcttcgcaaCGTTCTCGTCAAACCTTGTTTCTTACACATTTAATCACTTTTACATTTCCATTCGTCAGAGTTCTtctcttgttttctttttcttctttcatttctatTCGACCATTTCCCTTTCCGTACGTTCAGCTCGTTTATTTCATATAATAATACACACCAGACGAATGTCGTTCTCGCGTGTGCTCTTAAAAACTATCTTATActgctctctctctttctctctggctCATCGCAGGAAGTAAAGAAACGTACAGATACATTATACTCCACTGTttctataattattacaataatagaTTTATAAATTGTTCTCACATTCCCTCACCCATACACACTGATTTTCCCTCACGCGACATCaagcagaaaaaaaaaagatcaaacATTCGCGCACTTGTTAATCATAAAATTGTTCATACACGATTTTCACACGCACACGCACACGCATTCGTTTGCTCCCTAATTGTAAGTTATCCTCTTGAACTATACCGACCATCATCGAGGAAGTGGTTGTCGATGATCAGAGTCAGGAAAGTGTTAAAAACGATCTGattattttatctttctatTTCTAGAATAGATTCAAAGgattagaaataaaaagaaaaaaaaagaattggtaGAATTCTACGATCATCGATAAACACTTCCTTGGTCACATTTGTGTATACATACGTTTATCTCTTTGGGTTTAAATCTTCGCTTATTATATCGTATCGTTATAGCGTCGGTTGCTCTGTTGCTTCCGTCGCGGTTAATTAGTTTAATTGTTTAATGCATGACAGCCCTTACACGTTACGTTACAGAGAGAGAGTGTGTACCTTAACGACTAATgcttgtaatattaaaaaagagtTCCTTCGGGTTAtcgaactaaatgaaatgaaacgtcTCGAGAAGCTCGCCGCTACGCgaaattctttctttcctttatcaTTCTCGATTTCATTCTCGCGAACCGGGTAATTAATCGACAAGTTCGGATGAATAATATTAacactcggacggcggaccatggagaaagccacaattttaacgtaattttgtatttcataatattattttcatttttttgaaaattattcttccgaCAAATGagacttttatttaaaaattatgtatttaactttagattaatattcttgaatataacagactccgctgttcaagggttaattgcaCGCGTGAAAACCACAAAGTTTGCAAAAAAATTCACGTTCCTTGCCCGGTTAacagattaaaattgaaaataaaatggacagtttttttttttatcaggaACGCGAAAATTCTATCGAATTTGCAATCATGTTTTTGGAGAAGAAATGAAGATTGGGAATCGATCGTTGGGTTGCACTGGCAAAAATTATTCGAACTCTGTTCGTTCGATCGCTTTTATCAGTCTTCTTTGATTCTAGTCCGAGAAAAATTAACGTCGATACCGTTGATTCTTCGCGTACTCTTGATccctgttttttttattttttttttatttttttttttatttttagacgAGCGTGTTCGCGCGTATTTATTGTGCAAAATTGTGTGTGATTTTCCAAGTCACCTTTCTTCCGGTTCTTAATCGCAACTTTCTCCCGTTTCCTGGTGAACGTGTCTCGTCTTTGTACTACGATCCTtactcatcttttttttttttaaattcttttttcttgttttttcttttttttcttttctctttaagGAGGATTGTCATCGTGCGTTGGTGTTATCGCGTGCGAAACATTCAACGAAATGTTCCGAAAAGAACTATAGTTATCAAAAGACGTAACGATAATATAAATGCTTCCCGAAAGATATGTCACGACATACTGTCGAATCACGCTCCAAATAGTAAATATACCTTtgctaaaatattaaatatatatttgtaaataaaaggTAAAGATGCGTTTTCAAGGTGCAAACAGGTTATTAAAATAGAACGATTCATTGTtgcagaaatatttgaaaaaacacTTTGTACTATGATCCAAGGATGATCGAAAGATTGTTGAAGAAATTTTTCTCTAATTTTCGAAGGATTCGAATCGATGCTAAAAGCGACGCGGATAAATTAATCGAAATGCATTTCTACCTTTCTCCTttgttaaaaatcaattaatgaaaataacagAGGAACATCGTGTGCGCTGTGTGTCGCAATGATTTCATTGAATGATCAGCATGATTGCAAATTCGATCGAGTATGATCGAGAAAAGTAAAGATTACTCAGTCGGCTAAAAATTTGAATCGTCCTACACTCTCGAAAGAACATTCTTACCATTGAATATTACCGATCATCGGAGAATCGATGAATATCGATAAAGCTCGTCGAACGATTtccaaagaaaggaaaatttcaAAGACACCGTTTGCTTTGCTCGAAGCAACGAATATCGCTAAAAT of the Osmia lignaria lignaria isolate PbOS001 chromosome 7, iyOsmLign1, whole genome shotgun sequence genome contains:
- the LOC117604401 gene encoding uncharacterized protein LOC117604401, which codes for MEEEDDCQSPIVDEKLSIETKLDVSASTELEMKKSVPKDSSVDLQVLTSRSMELFNRMDLDKERNEGSSLDQQAPATESIPEVDNEDNWLSYLDCDAIFDVTCENLSYYNSTKAEKGSDSDLDDTLTFDDAEDCETLARDEGSSNDSCCQQIVDDFERLPNRNFVVSSKISSMEIKIDRPAASENAALTEDEITESEMIKESSNDGDKENYNENLRDESKNLDDDKIEKEEQLLSDTYDFSSDSDDEQERKLIYSSPTVNISAYFKFRDNLKDSKLEAALNRLDPKMLRDKEPLTLEEVEETSTKERTDESETEKSLIEPAEEKGPKYVESRSPEGYLEELARITESSCPKTEEQVQERLKRIAEGKAEIEKWKNDALKDLSVEFEEVEKLLLEQKALKKNQSTEEFDSESEEFLKTDIEMPLTKDQIAESFKSKTEEEDKRRTEMLQECIQVIPRDEDTEQSVEESFDDEVRTKKSETLSTNDDSKAVETIVGGIVQDIILDTEDSLFWRFGTDQEERTYIKGKVYEFDEKKHGARMTEDFLKKHCKLTKLYQTPYLNDVLYLHFKGFSFIENLEKYTGLKCLYLENNGIREIANLENQSELKSLYLHNNLISKIENLHYQTKLNTLNLSHNTIRRIENLDSLKFLNTLNLSHNYIQDTADIEHLRLLDSLSVLDISHNRIKSNQVVNILGDMKELRVICLTGNPVLKLIKLYRKTMILKCKNLRYLDDRPVFPRDRACAEAWMRGGPSEEDAERKRWIEAEQKKINDSVRALINKRKLYKPVGTSEKEAEDKKKTAEDEEEVAATSKLVCTSNELLKLEKKKKSAVSSPCGSSASSSDEEVENDGFGEKVIEKSDGNRPMAEEERNPTVEDTADLLLPWKIQTSRSKKSVKLVEELTEVNEYVAGDAERKRFGKEILDERRSIDDPPRELAHYEKLVPETSNETELTAWCSKEEGKSFESTSVSCDITCPMKIENQTVCKDIIENYRRKDERYPFGGQLSSIRQDMKGFCADMDKFVQDNKIVFENGDVKGFWGEKEVKESQGDEETESSVKEENVRWWNTKERKLKVQKILEEREEKAKKIEIVEENDKKEEIKGVSPSDSVYDLLNLRTCSEILLKDVQTYPKNEESESSESTEKSEESSSSAVCFLCNELNSKNRTNGKLKISKADSHCELPAIEESEETIEDTVQRNKLKKLHEKEPVDGVLINLTDSESDNESVVTVIDLYDESAKGSECLLPKLKDSAVNVNALKEGKSKCFLRVSEGVKMENDNTETHRSKVEDSSNAITSNHSLKPHKRIGDCDNADVAVKKSHLIEEIDSERDLNNRKVDHEVVERCRRHMMKEAKTFMKKKSPLIDKYVENFIINKKSQGNVISRNYEQMDFLDLTCAKTIFQKSFDDSEKSQKKLKESSNVKDVEDKSKFYKSNVESIADLLKDSENFKKHEIKRSMDLYKDFCEHLEQKNSERKLLIEPDFMKSEKIDAEEKKCEVLSSMETEQSKEEQTKPLIEVIANDPRNLEDLEQAEDRSSVDSEAFTMDPALRDKILKSINAPKSEEQIERGRRSADKLMKISREAMAKGKPMLDQPSSSCIQQLEPDESRIFFKHLLNDDSSKNLKQNVNIKAEECNELSCNDDTSQKKNDKIKKSLELQVVQEN